A section of the Streptomyces sp. SCL15-4 genome encodes:
- a CDS encoding ricin-type beta-trefoil lectin domain protein, which yields MQRAGSIRSRIGGTAAAVATAATVFAGLTAPTAHATPAAAAATPLPPGLERLRAAESTALYGDPAERPLADRKTSLVSLGDSEISGEGVGTYEAGTDGPDNWCHRSPLAAVHRTGIPADVTYNVACSGASTGNIRIGGSRQYADEPVQSDSLAVKARTTRIKMIVLVAGANDDLRFGPVMTDCVTRYLTLQGACEPKYAPGWQARVDALVPKVEATVADLKTVMRDAGYADGDYRLVLMGYPSPIGPDFHDNPGFPGKLPGGCAGYDSDSAWGRDSAVPLFERGMREAARRSGASYLDASRLFHGHEVCMEDTWARGLYVDLAGPFPPDADSVRQSFHPNARGHAAFAACLTRFHDSGLREASCADPAGTGTPELYPGAWDDAFRPLTGQATGACLDASGGSSADGTEVVGWDCHGGRNQGWWYDTGRGALHVELTHDRCLDVPDGSYTAGTGLVLWNCHGGANQRFVRRSGTIRPAAAPGLCLTLTAAKERARLQTCDGSAAQRFS from the coding sequence ATGCAACGCGCCGGATCCATCCGGTCCAGGATCGGAGGCACGGCCGCCGCTGTCGCGACGGCCGCCACCGTGTTCGCGGGCCTCACGGCCCCCACCGCCCACGCGACTCCCGCCGCCGCGGCGGCCACCCCTCTCCCGCCCGGCCTGGAACGGCTGCGGGCCGCCGAGTCCACCGCCCTCTACGGAGACCCGGCCGAGCGGCCCCTCGCCGACCGCAAGACCTCGCTCGTCTCCTTGGGCGACAGCGAGATATCCGGCGAGGGCGTCGGCACCTACGAAGCCGGCACCGACGGCCCGGACAACTGGTGCCACCGCTCGCCCCTGGCCGCCGTCCACCGCACCGGCATCCCGGCCGACGTCACCTACAACGTCGCCTGCTCCGGCGCCTCCACCGGCAACATCCGCATCGGCGGCAGCAGGCAGTACGCCGACGAACCGGTCCAGAGCGACAGCCTCGCCGTCAAGGCGCGCACCACCCGGATCAAGATGATCGTCCTCGTCGCCGGCGCCAACGACGACCTCCGGTTCGGGCCCGTGATGACCGACTGCGTCACCCGCTACCTGACCCTCCAGGGCGCCTGCGAGCCGAAGTACGCGCCCGGCTGGCAGGCCCGGGTGGACGCCCTCGTACCCAAGGTGGAGGCCACCGTCGCCGACCTCAAGACGGTGATGCGGGACGCGGGCTACGCCGACGGCGACTACAGACTCGTCCTCATGGGCTACCCGAGTCCCATCGGCCCCGACTTCCACGACAACCCGGGCTTCCCGGGCAAGCTCCCGGGCGGCTGCGCCGGCTACGACTCCGACAGCGCCTGGGGCCGCGACAGCGCCGTCCCGCTCTTCGAACGCGGCATGCGCGAGGCGGCCCGCCGGAGCGGCGCCTCCTACCTGGACGCCTCCCGGCTCTTCCACGGCCACGAGGTCTGCATGGAGGACACCTGGGCGCGGGGCCTGTACGTCGACCTCGCGGGCCCCTTCCCGCCCGACGCCGACTCGGTGCGCCAGTCCTTCCACCCCAACGCCCGCGGCCACGCCGCCTTCGCCGCCTGTCTGACCCGGTTCCACGACTCCGGGCTGCGCGAGGCAAGCTGCGCCGACCCGGCGGGCACCGGCACGCCCGAGCTGTACCCGGGCGCCTGGGACGACGCGTTCCGCCCGCTGACCGGCCAGGCCACCGGCGCCTGTCTCGACGCCTCGGGCGGATCGAGCGCCGACGGCACCGAGGTCGTCGGCTGGGACTGCCACGGAGGCCGCAACCAGGGCTGGTGGTACGACACCGGGCGGGGCGCGCTGCACGTGGAGCTGACCCACGACCGGTGCCTGGACGTGCCGGACGGCTCCTACACCGCCGGCACCGGCCTGGTCCTGTGGAACTGCCACGGCGGCGCCAACCAGCGGTTCGTCCGCCGGTCCGGCACCATCCGCCCGGCGGCGGCACCGGGCCTGTGCCTGACCCTGACGGCGGCGAAGGAGCGGGCAAGGCTCCAGACCTGCGACGGCTCGGCGGCCCAGCGCTTCAGCTGA
- a CDS encoding SPFH domain-containing protein, whose translation MSDIPEMPAPRVREFQAHSIGGGLALLLGLLGLGAAAALFASAGATSSPAVRGGLVAAGVVVLLAALIAMRGLNTVAPGEARVVQLFGRYRGTIRQDGLRWVNPFTSRTRISTRVRNHETAVLKVNDAYGNPIELAAVVVWKVRDTAQATFEVDDFAEFVATQTETAVRHIAIEYPYDAHDEDGLSLRGNAEEITEKLARELQARVEAAGVEIVESRFTHLAYAPEIASAMLQRQQAGAVVAARRQIVDGAVGMVEAALARIAEADIVDLDEERKAAMVSNLMVVLCGDRAPQPVLNTGTLYQ comes from the coding sequence ATGTCCGACATACCCGAGATGCCCGCTCCGCGCGTACGCGAGTTCCAGGCACACAGCATCGGCGGCGGGCTCGCCCTGCTGCTCGGCCTGCTCGGGCTCGGCGCAGCGGCCGCGCTGTTCGCCTCCGCCGGTGCCACCTCCTCGCCCGCCGTGCGGGGCGGGCTCGTCGCGGCCGGCGTCGTCGTGCTGCTCGCGGCCCTCATCGCGATGCGCGGCCTGAACACGGTCGCGCCGGGCGAGGCCCGGGTGGTCCAGCTCTTCGGGCGCTACCGGGGCACGATCCGGCAGGACGGACTGCGCTGGGTGAACCCCTTCACCTCCCGGACCCGGATCTCCACCCGGGTACGCAACCACGAGACCGCCGTGCTGAAGGTCAACGACGCCTACGGCAACCCGATCGAGCTGGCCGCGGTCGTGGTGTGGAAGGTGCGGGACACCGCGCAGGCCACCTTCGAGGTCGACGACTTCGCCGAGTTCGTCGCCACGCAGACCGAGACGGCCGTACGGCACATCGCCATCGAGTACCCCTACGACGCCCACGACGAGGACGGCCTCTCACTGCGCGGCAACGCCGAGGAGATCACCGAGAAGCTGGCCCGCGAACTCCAGGCGCGGGTGGAGGCGGCCGGAGTGGAGATCGTCGAGTCGCGGTTCACGCATCTCGCGTACGCTCCCGAGATCGCCTCGGCGATGCTCCAGCGGCAGCAGGCGGGCGCGGTCGTCGCGGCCCGGCGGCAGATCGTGGACGGCGCCGTGGGCATGGTGGAGGCGGCGCTGGCCCGGATAGCGGAGGCGGACATCGTGGACCTGGACGAGGAGCGGAAGGCGGCGATGGTGTCGAACCTGATGGTGGTGCTGTGCGGGGACCGCGCACCGCAGCCGGTCCTGAACACCGGAACCCTCTACCAGTGA
- a CDS encoding class II fumarate hydratase yields MTTEEPQYRIEHDSMGEVRVPAHAKWRAQTQRAVENFPVSGQRLERAHIEALARIKAAAAKVNAELGVVDEDVARAIREAAGEVAAGTWDEHFPVDVFQTGSGTSSNMNANEVIATLATERLGRDVHPNDHVNASQSSNDVFPSSIHVAATAAVTHDLIPALEHLAEALERKSAEFADVVKSGRTHLMDATPVTLGQEFGGYAAQMRHGVERLKASLPRLAELPLGGTAVGTGINTPPGFSAAVIEEVARVTGLPFTEARDHFEAQGARDGIVETSGQLRTIAVGLTKIANDLRWMSSGPRTGLAEIRLPDLQPGSSIMPGKVNPVVPEAVLMVAAQVIGNDATITTAGAAGNFELNVMLPVLAKNVLESVRLLANVSRLLADRTIDGITADRERAREYAESSPSVVTPLNKYIGYEEAAKVAKKSLAERRTIREVVLESGYVERGDLTLQQLDEALDVLRMTRP; encoded by the coding sequence ATGACGACCGAAGAGCCGCAGTACCGGATCGAGCACGACTCGATGGGCGAGGTCCGGGTCCCGGCCCACGCCAAGTGGCGCGCGCAGACCCAGCGCGCCGTCGAGAACTTCCCCGTCTCCGGACAGCGCCTCGAACGGGCCCACATCGAGGCCCTGGCCCGCATCAAGGCGGCGGCGGCGAAGGTGAACGCCGAGCTGGGCGTGGTGGACGAGGACGTCGCGCGGGCGATCCGGGAGGCGGCCGGGGAGGTCGCCGCCGGCACCTGGGACGAGCACTTCCCGGTGGACGTGTTCCAGACCGGCTCCGGCACCTCGTCCAACATGAACGCCAACGAGGTCATCGCGACGCTGGCCACCGAGCGGCTCGGCCGCGACGTGCACCCCAACGACCACGTCAACGCCTCGCAGTCGTCCAACGACGTCTTCCCGTCCTCGATCCACGTCGCGGCCACCGCGGCCGTCACCCACGACCTGATCCCCGCGCTGGAGCACCTGGCCGAGGCACTGGAGCGCAAGTCCGCCGAGTTCGCCGACGTGGTGAAGTCCGGCCGGACCCACCTGATGGACGCCACCCCCGTGACCCTCGGCCAGGAGTTCGGCGGATACGCGGCCCAGATGCGGCACGGCGTCGAGCGCCTGAAGGCGTCCCTGCCGCGCCTGGCCGAGCTGCCGCTGGGCGGCACGGCGGTGGGCACCGGCATCAACACCCCGCCCGGGTTCTCCGCCGCCGTCATCGAGGAGGTCGCCCGGGTCACCGGGCTGCCGTTCACCGAGGCCCGCGACCACTTCGAGGCCCAGGGCGCCCGCGACGGCATCGTGGAGACCAGCGGGCAGCTGCGGACCATCGCGGTCGGCCTGACGAAGATCGCCAACGATCTGCGCTGGATGTCCTCCGGCCCGCGCACCGGTCTCGCCGAGATCCGGCTGCCCGACCTCCAGCCCGGCTCCTCGATCATGCCGGGCAAGGTCAACCCGGTCGTCCCCGAGGCCGTGCTGATGGTCGCCGCGCAGGTCATCGGCAACGATGCCACCATCACCACGGCCGGCGCCGCGGGCAACTTCGAGCTGAACGTCATGCTCCCGGTCCTCGCCAAGAACGTCCTGGAGTCGGTCCGGCTGCTCGCCAACGTCTCCCGGCTGCTGGCCGACCGGACGATCGACGGCATCACCGCCGACCGTGAACGCGCCCGCGAGTACGCCGAGTCGTCCCCGTCCGTGGTCACGCCGCTGAACAAGTACATCGGTTACGAGGAGGCCGCGAAGGTCGCCAAGAAGTCCCTCGCCGAACGCAGGACGATCCGCGAAGTCGTCCTGGAGAGCGGGTACGTGGAGCGCGGCGACCTGACGCTCCAGCAGCTCGACGAGGCGCTGGACGTCCTGCGGATGACCCGCCCGTAG
- a CDS encoding DUF402 domain-containing protein, whose amino-acid sequence MTDDGAMARAAAGAVTRWTPGTHILWRYRANGGEQFHIARPVTVVRDDADLLAVWLAPGTECVRPVLADGTPVHLEPLESRYTKPRTVRRDRWFGTGVLKLAQPGRPWSVWLFWEPGWRFKNWYVNLEEPLARWAGGVDSEDHFLDITVGPDRRWHWRDEDEFAQAQRDGLMDPATAERVRAAGRQAVDVIRAWGPPFPDGWQDWRPDPSWAVPSLPEDWDRTPAHVSS is encoded by the coding sequence ATGACGGACGACGGAGCGATGGCACGAGCGGCGGCGGGAGCGGTGACGCGCTGGACCCCGGGAACGCACATCCTGTGGCGCTACCGGGCGAACGGGGGCGAGCAGTTCCACATCGCCCGGCCCGTCACCGTCGTACGCGACGACGCCGACCTGCTGGCGGTGTGGCTGGCCCCCGGCACCGAGTGCGTGCGACCGGTCCTGGCCGACGGCACACCCGTGCACCTGGAGCCGCTGGAGTCCCGCTACACCAAGCCGCGCACGGTCCGGCGGGACCGCTGGTTCGGCACGGGCGTGCTGAAGCTGGCCCAGCCCGGCCGGCCCTGGTCGGTGTGGCTGTTCTGGGAGCCGGGCTGGCGGTTCAAGAACTGGTACGTCAACCTGGAGGAGCCGCTGGCCCGTTGGGCGGGCGGAGTGGACTCCGAGGACCACTTCCTGGACATCACCGTCGGTCCCGACCGCAGGTGGCACTGGCGCGACGAGGACGAGTTCGCCCAGGCCCAGCGGGACGGCCTGATGGACCCGGCGACCGCCGAACGGGTGCGGGCGGCGGGCCGTCAGGCGGTGGACGTGATCCGCGCGTGGGGCCCGCCGTTCCCGGACGGCTGGCAGGACTGGCGCCCGGACCCCTCCTGGGCGGTACCTTCTCTACCCGAGGACTGGGACCGCACGCCCGCGCATGTGTCCTCATGA
- a CDS encoding transglycosylase domain-containing protein: MGRAEERRARQRGGHRAAPQRRRSEPAAAGKPAKSLLRRMFTWKKILGTVFGVCLLAILGFVGLYLYVDIPEGNAAARQQSNVYKFSDGTVLARSGKVNREIVDLSKVPRKVQLTFVAAENKSFYSDSGVDFKGTARGLLNTLRGRGKQGGSTITQQYVKNYYLNQDQTVTRKLKELVISLKVDREKSKDDILAGYINTSYYGRSAYGIQAAAQAYFGVDAEDLTVEQGAYLAALLQAPSQYDWAVATDTGKRLVTERWNYVLDNMVEEDWLSKARRTAMHFPKIKEPKGAPGLDGQKGYLVELANQQLEQRLMEQEGLTQSQAENAVMGKGWTITLNIDRKKQAALEKAVRHELTGKLNKTKRKVDGDIQPGAVSVDPDSGKIVALYGGQNYYEHWTSNATRRDYQPASTFKPVILAAALEREATTQDGKPITADTVYDGSNRRPVLDHGRPVGFAPPNEDDVDYGPITVQQAMNKSVNSVFAQMGVDVGMDKVMSTASSLGMNTKGMQAVPAQTLGSMGASPLEMAGIYATFANHGHKVTPAIIKSAENQGRTVDLPDPVGGSVISRTAADTVTSVLTGVVDDGTASRSVAANPLRDGQQVAGKTGTSDENKSAWFTGYTPDLVTSVGLFGEDPKTHKHVSMTGATGLLPAPGRINGGGYPAEIWAAYTFGVTDRSEFELDTTQGAAVAPTETPTSEAPTPSRTPSHTPTSEPPTSSAPPSRTPSQTPSHTQTPSHTPSQTPSTTPTSEPPTEPATEDPLDPDDDFGQEWRTG, from the coding sequence ATGGGACGAGCGGAAGAGAGACGAGCGCGACAGCGTGGTGGTCACCGCGCGGCGCCCCAGCGCCGCCGCTCCGAACCCGCGGCGGCCGGCAAGCCCGCGAAGAGCCTCCTGCGCCGCATGTTCACCTGGAAGAAGATCCTCGGCACCGTCTTCGGGGTGTGCCTGCTGGCCATCCTCGGCTTCGTCGGCCTGTACCTGTACGTCGACATCCCCGAGGGCAACGCCGCCGCCCGGCAGCAGAGCAACGTCTACAAGTTCAGCGACGGAACGGTGCTGGCCCGCAGCGGCAAGGTCAACCGCGAGATCGTCGACCTGTCCAAGGTGCCCCGCAAGGTCCAGCTGACCTTCGTCGCCGCCGAGAACAAGAGCTTCTACAGCGACTCCGGCGTCGACTTCAAGGGCACCGCCCGCGGCCTGCTCAACACGCTGCGCGGCAGGGGCAAGCAGGGCGGCTCCACGATCACCCAGCAGTACGTCAAGAACTACTACCTCAACCAGGACCAGACCGTCACGCGCAAGCTCAAGGAACTGGTCATCTCCTTGAAGGTGGACCGCGAGAAGTCCAAGGACGACATCCTCGCCGGCTACATCAACACCAGCTACTACGGCCGCAGCGCCTACGGCATCCAGGCCGCCGCCCAGGCCTACTTCGGCGTCGACGCCGAGGACCTCACGGTGGAGCAGGGCGCCTATCTCGCCGCGCTGCTCCAGGCGCCGAGCCAGTACGACTGGGCCGTCGCGACCGACACCGGCAAGCGGCTGGTCACCGAGCGCTGGAACTACGTCCTGGACAACATGGTCGAGGAGGACTGGCTCTCCAAGGCCCGGCGCACGGCCATGCACTTCCCGAAGATCAAGGAGCCCAAGGGCGCTCCCGGGCTCGACGGGCAGAAGGGCTATCTGGTCGAGCTGGCCAACCAGCAGCTCGAACAGCGGCTCATGGAGCAGGAGGGCCTGACCCAGTCGCAGGCGGAGAACGCGGTCATGGGGAAGGGCTGGACCATCACCCTCAACATCGACCGCAAGAAGCAGGCCGCGCTGGAGAAGGCCGTCCGCCACGAGCTGACCGGCAAGCTCAACAAGACCAAGCGCAAGGTCGACGGCGACATCCAGCCCGGCGCCGTCTCCGTGGACCCGGATTCCGGCAAGATCGTCGCGCTCTACGGCGGCCAGAACTACTACGAGCACTGGACGAGCAACGCCACCCGCAGGGACTACCAGCCGGCCTCCACCTTCAAGCCGGTCATCCTCGCCGCCGCGCTGGAGCGCGAGGCCACCACGCAGGACGGCAAGCCCATCACCGCCGACACCGTCTACGACGGCAGCAACCGGCGCCCGGTGCTGGACCACGGCCGCCCGGTCGGCTTCGCCCCGCCCAACGAGGACGACGTCGACTACGGCCCGATCACCGTCCAGCAGGCGATGAACAAGTCCGTCAACTCCGTCTTCGCGCAGATGGGCGTGGACGTCGGCATGGACAAGGTCATGAGCACCGCGAGCAGCCTCGGCATGAACACCAAGGGCATGCAGGCGGTGCCCGCCCAGACGCTCGGCTCGATGGGCGCGAGCCCGCTGGAGATGGCCGGCATCTACGCCACCTTCGCCAACCACGGCCACAAGGTGACCCCGGCCATCATCAAGTCCGCGGAGAACCAGGGCCGCACGGTGGACCTGCCGGACCCGGTCGGCGGCTCGGTGATCAGCCGCACGGCCGCCGACACGGTCACCTCGGTGCTCACCGGCGTGGTGGACGACGGCACGGCCAGCCGGTCCGTGGCCGCCAACCCGCTGCGCGACGGCCAGCAGGTGGCGGGCAAGACCGGTACCTCCGACGAGAACAAGTCCGCCTGGTTCACCGGCTACACCCCCGACCTGGTCACCTCCGTCGGCCTGTTCGGCGAGGACCCGAAGACCCACAAGCACGTGTCCATGACGGGCGCCACCGGACTGCTGCCGGCGCCCGGCCGGATCAACGGCGGCGGCTACCCGGCGGAGATCTGGGCCGCCTACACCTTCGGCGTGACCGACCGGTCCGAGTTCGAGCTGGACACCACCCAGGGCGCCGCCGTCGCGCCGACCGAGACGCCGACCAGCGAGGCGCCGACGCCCTCCCGGACGCCGTCGCACACGCCGACCAGCGAGCCGCCGACCTCCTCCGCGCCGCCGTCGCGGACGCCGTCCCAGACGCCGAGCCACACGCAGACGCCGTCCCACACGCCGTCGCAGACGCCGTCCACGACGCCGACCAGCGAGCCGCCGACGGAGCCCGCCACCGAGGACCCGCTCGACCCGGACGACGACTTCGGGCAGGAGTGGCGCACCGGCTGA
- a CDS encoding SpoIIE family protein phosphatase translates to MTEQPTSIERPQPGADPAEARGVPLRAPEQSARQLGDPALPAQARADTTSAGPGTATSRGKGKDGMGKEHPVGGPEHSQPAITEPGALRPRPAPDGIPAQPGAGQERAPDGPERRTGRAVLPGRPMPMRRDGDRLRFVGAATRRIARGLDLDEIVMGLCRATVPTFSDAILVYLRDPLPVGDERPTGPVVLRLRRTDRIPDERDTDGVLLPSAFEPEPEPSVLADLSALTTELCEVRPGGALNEVLRGVRPVFADAPAARAALPELLGESGEAVVPDGQHAILAPLRGRRRVIGAALFLRRPDQPAFEADDLLVAAQLATHSALGIDKAVLYGREAYIADELQRTMLPETLPRPTGVRLASRYLPAAETARVGGDWYDAIPLPGSRVALVVGDVMGHSMTSAAIMGQLRTTAQTLAGLDLPPQEVLHHLDEQAQRLGTDRMATCLYAVYDPVTHRITIANAGHPPPVLLHLGGRAEVLRVPPGAPIGVGGVDFEAVELDAPAGATLLLYTDGLVESRLRDVWTGIEQLRERLAATARLTGPDHPPPLEALCDEVLDMLGPGDRDDDIALLAARFDGIAPSDVAYWTLEPERTAPGQARRLARRALARWDLEDLSDSVELLVSEVVTNAVRYASRPVTLRLLRTDVLRCEVGDDVPQLPRLRQARATDEGGRGLYLVNKLARRWGATRLSTGKVVWFELNR, encoded by the coding sequence GTGACGGAGCAGCCCACCTCCATCGAGCGCCCCCAGCCGGGCGCCGACCCCGCGGAGGCCCGCGGGGTGCCCCTGCGTGCCCCGGAGCAGTCCGCGCGGCAGCTCGGCGACCCGGCCTTACCCGCGCAGGCCCGTGCCGACACCACGTCCGCCGGGCCCGGCACGGCCACGTCCCGTGGCAAGGGAAAGGACGGCATGGGGAAGGAGCACCCGGTGGGCGGCCCCGAACACTCCCAGCCCGCCATCACCGAACCCGGCGCGCTGCGCCCGCGGCCCGCGCCGGACGGCATCCCGGCGCAGCCCGGGGCGGGCCAGGAGCGCGCGCCGGACGGTCCGGAGCGCCGTACCGGGCGGGCGGTGCTCCCGGGGCGGCCGATGCCGATGCGGCGCGACGGGGACCGGCTCAGGTTCGTGGGGGCGGCCACCCGGCGCATCGCCCGCGGGCTCGACCTGGACGAGATCGTGATGGGTCTGTGCCGGGCCACCGTGCCGACGTTCTCGGACGCGATCCTGGTCTATCTGCGCGATCCGCTGCCGGTCGGCGACGAGCGGCCCACCGGCCCGGTGGTGCTGCGGCTGCGCCGTACCGACCGGATACCGGACGAGCGGGACACCGACGGGGTGCTGCTGCCGTCGGCGTTCGAGCCGGAGCCGGAGCCGTCCGTGCTGGCGGACCTGTCGGCGCTGACCACCGAGCTGTGCGAGGTGCGGCCGGGCGGCGCGCTGAACGAGGTGCTGCGCGGAGTGCGCCCGGTGTTCGCCGACGCGCCCGCCGCCCGGGCCGCGCTGCCCGAACTGCTCGGCGAGAGCGGCGAGGCGGTCGTACCGGACGGGCAGCACGCGATCCTCGCGCCGCTGCGCGGCCGGCGCCGGGTGATCGGCGCGGCGCTGTTCCTGCGCCGCCCGGACCAGCCGGCGTTCGAGGCGGACGACCTCCTGGTGGCCGCCCAGCTGGCCACGCACAGCGCGCTCGGCATCGACAAGGCGGTGCTGTACGGCCGGGAGGCGTACATCGCCGACGAGTTGCAGCGCACCATGCTGCCCGAGACCCTGCCCCGGCCCACCGGTGTCCGGCTGGCCTCGCGGTATCTGCCGGCGGCGGAGACGGCGCGGGTCGGCGGCGACTGGTACGACGCGATCCCGCTGCCCGGCAGCCGGGTCGCCCTGGTCGTCGGCGACGTGATGGGCCACTCGATGACCTCGGCGGCGATCATGGGCCAGCTGCGCACCACCGCGCAGACGCTGGCCGGGCTCGACCTGCCGCCGCAGGAGGTGCTGCACCACCTGGACGAGCAGGCGCAGCGCCTGGGCACCGACCGCATGGCGACCTGTCTGTACGCGGTCTACGACCCGGTGACGCACCGCATCACGATCGCCAACGCCGGTCATCCGCCGCCCGTGCTGCTGCACCTGGGCGGCCGGGCCGAGGTGCTGCGGGTGCCGCCGGGCGCGCCGATCGGGGTCGGCGGGGTGGACTTCGAGGCGGTGGAGCTGGACGCGCCCGCCGGAGCGACCCTGCTGCTGTACACCGACGGGCTGGTGGAGTCCCGGCTGCGGGACGTGTGGACCGGTATAGAGCAGCTGCGCGAGCGGCTGGCCGCGACCGCGCGGCTGACCGGGCCGGACCATCCGCCGCCGCTGGAAGCGCTGTGCGACGAGGTGCTGGACATGCTCGGCCCGGGCGACCGGGACGACGACATCGCGCTGCTCGCCGCCCGGTTCGACGGGATCGCGCCGAGCGATGTCGCGTACTGGACGCTGGAACCGGAGCGCACGGCCCCCGGCCAGGCCCGCCGGCTGGCCCGCCGCGCGCTCGCCCGCTGGGACCTGGAGGACCTGTCGGACTCGGTGGAGCTGCTGGTCAGCGAGGTCGTGACGAACGCGGTGCGGTACGCGTCGCGGCCGGTGACGCTGCGGCTGCTGCGCACGGACGTGCTGCGCTGCGAGGTCGGCGACGACGTGCCGCAGCTGCCGCGCCTCAGGCAGGCCCGGGCCACCGACGAGGGCGGGCGCGGCCTGTACCTGGTCAACAAGCTGGCCCGGCGCTGGGGCGCGACCCGGCTGAGCACCGGCAAGGTGGTCTGGTTCGAGCTGAACCGCTGA
- a CDS encoding fumarate hydratase has translation MPEFAYTDLLPQGEDTTPYRLVTSEGVSTVEGPDGRTFLKVEPEALRKLAEEAIHDIQHYLRPAHLAQLRRIIDDPEASANDKFVALDLLKNANIAAAGVLPMCQDTGTAIVMGKRGQDVLTAGEDEKHLSHGIFDAYTRLNLRYSQMAPLTMWEEKNTGSNLPAQIELYATDGGAYKFLFMAKGGGSANKSFLYQETKAVLNESSMMKFLEEKIRSLGTAACPPYHLAIVVGGTSAEFALKTAKYASAHYLDNMPAEGSPLGHGFRDKELEEKVFELTQKIGIGAQFGGKYFCHDVRVVRLPRHGASCPVAIAVSCSADRQALAKITPEGVFLEQLETDPARFLPETTDEHLDESSDVVKIDLNQPMDTILAELTKYPVKTRLSLTGPLVVARDIAHAKIKERLDAGEEMPQYLKDHPVYYAGPAKTPEGYASGSFGPTTAGRMDSYVEQFQAAGGSKVMLAKGNRSKQVTDACAAHGGFYLGSIGGPAARLAQDCIKKVEVLEYEELGMEAVWKIEVEDFPAFIVVDDKGNDFFQDPAPQPTFTTIPVRGPGLA, from the coding sequence ATGCCTGAGTTCGCGTACACCGATCTGCTTCCCCAGGGAGAAGACACCACCCCGTACCGGCTGGTGACGTCGGAGGGCGTCTCCACCGTCGAGGGCCCGGACGGGCGGACGTTCCTGAAGGTGGAGCCGGAGGCGCTGCGCAAGCTGGCCGAGGAGGCCATCCACGACATCCAGCACTATCTGCGCCCGGCCCACCTCGCGCAGCTGCGCCGGATCATCGACGACCCCGAGGCGTCGGCGAACGACAAGTTCGTCGCGCTGGACCTGCTGAAGAACGCGAACATCGCGGCGGCCGGCGTGCTGCCCATGTGCCAGGACACCGGCACCGCGATCGTCATGGGCAAGCGCGGGCAGGACGTGCTGACGGCGGGCGAGGACGAGAAGCACCTCTCGCACGGCATCTTCGACGCCTACACCAGGCTGAACCTGCGCTACTCGCAGATGGCTCCGCTCACCATGTGGGAGGAGAAGAACACCGGCTCCAACCTGCCGGCCCAGATCGAGCTGTACGCGACCGACGGCGGTGCCTACAAGTTCCTGTTCATGGCCAAGGGCGGCGGCTCGGCCAACAAGTCCTTCCTGTACCAGGAGACGAAGGCCGTCCTGAACGAGTCCTCCATGATGAAGTTCCTGGAGGAGAAGATCCGTTCGCTCGGTACGGCCGCCTGCCCGCCGTACCACCTGGCGATCGTCGTCGGCGGCACCAGCGCCGAGTTCGCGCTGAAGACCGCGAAGTACGCCTCCGCGCACTACCTGGACAACATGCCCGCCGAGGGCTCGCCGCTCGGCCACGGCTTCCGGGACAAGGAGCTGGAGGAGAAGGTCTTCGAGCTGACGCAGAAGATCGGCATCGGCGCGCAGTTCGGCGGCAAGTACTTCTGCCACGACGTCCGCGTGGTCCGGCTGCCCCGGCACGGCGCGTCCTGCCCGGTCGCCATCGCCGTCTCCTGCTCCGCCGACCGCCAGGCGCTGGCGAAGATCACGCCCGAGGGCGTCTTCCTGGAGCAGCTGGAGACCGACCCGGCGCGGTTCCTGCCCGAGACCACGGACGAGCACCTGGACGAGTCGTCCGACGTGGTGAAGATCGACCTGAACCAGCCGATGGACACGATCCTCGCCGAGCTGACCAAGTACCCGGTCAAGACCCGGCTGTCGCTGACCGGCCCGCTGGTCGTGGCCCGGGACATCGCGCACGCCAAGATCAAGGAACGGCTGGACGCGGGCGAGGAGATGCCGCAGTACCTGAAGGACCACCCGGTGTACTACGCCGGCCCGGCCAAGACGCCCGAGGGCTACGCCTCCGGTTCCTTCGGCCCGACCACGGCCGGCCGCATGGACTCCTACGTGGAGCAGTTCCAGGCCGCGGGCGGCTCGAAGGTGATGCTCGCCAAGGGCAACCGCAGCAAGCAGGTCACCGACGCGTGCGCGGCGCACGGCGGCTTCTACCTCGGCTCCATCGGCGGCCCGGCCGCCCGCCTGGCCCAGGACTGCATCAAGAAGGTGGAGGTCCTGGAGTACGAGGAGCTGGGCATGGAGGCCGTCTGGAAGATCGAGGTCGAGGACTTCCCGGCGTTCATCGTGGTGGACGACAAGGGCAACGACTTCTTCCAGGACCCGGCGCCCCAGCCGACGTTCACCACCATCCCGGTACGGGGTCCCGGGCTGGCCTAG